A window from Pongo abelii isolate AG06213 chromosome 6, NHGRI_mPonAbe1-v2.0_pri, whole genome shotgun sequence encodes these proteins:
- the LOC134761738 gene encoding LOW QUALITY PROTEIN: uncharacterized protein LOC134761738 (The sequence of the model RefSeq protein was modified relative to this genomic sequence to represent the inferred CDS: substituted 3 bases at 3 genomic stop codons), translating into MKPRXKEQKTRLRKLPESSKGDQWLENEKTKPLRPRQQAQCRPAGDTRQRRDNGCRPSADQQGAHDREEAMAAGPVLTSRGHTTEKRQWLQPQCXPAGGTRQRRGNGCSPSADQQGAHDREEAMAAGPVLTSRGHTTEKRQWLQAQCXPAGGTRQRRGNGCSPSADQQGAHDREEAMAAAPVLTSRGHTIKKRQWLQAQC; encoded by the coding sequence ATGAAGCCTCGATAGAAGGAACAGAAGACGAGACTGAGGAAGCTCCCAGAGAGCAGCAAGGGAGACCAGTGGCTGGAAAATGAGAAAACGAAGCCACTGAGGCCCCGGCAGCAGGCCCAGTGCCGACCAGCAGGGGACACACGACAGAGAAGAGACAATGGCTGCAGGCCCAGTGCCGACCAGCAGGGGGCACACGACAGAGAAGAGGCAATGGCTGCAGGCCCAGTGCTGACCAGCAGGGGGCACACGACAGAGAAGAGGCAATGGCTGCAGCCCCAGTGCTGACCAGCAGGGGGCACACGACAGAGAAGAGGCAATGGCTGCAGCCCCAGTGCTGACCAGCAGGGGGCACACGACAGAGAAGAGGCAATGGCTGCAGGCCCAGTGCTGACCAGCAGGGGGCACACGACAGAGAAGAGGCAATGGCTGCAGGCCCAGTGCTGACCAGCAGGGGGCACACGACAGAGAAGAGGCAATGGCTGCAGCCCCAGTGCTGACCAGCAGGGGGCACACGACAGAGAAGAGGCAATGGCTGCAGCCCCAGTGCTGACCAGCAGGGGGCACACGATAAAGAAGAGGCAATGGCTGCAGGCCCAGTGCTGA